In one window of Nesterenkonia sandarakina DNA:
- a CDS encoding AraC family transcriptional regulator, translating into MIAELNALVESVEQRLAEDIDVAALAMDLGTTEYHLRRMFSSLAGMPLSEYIRRRRMTLAAADVLGNEDLLGIAVRYGYGSTEAFGRAFRSVHGVGHGEVRRHGGFLRTQPQIRFRLTVEGNSTMDARISERPAFMLVGHAARVPLIHEGANSHIQQHIASLPVTEHSRLKELSNTEPPGLLQVSDDVDPDYTEGAELTYLHGVAVTEGAPVPEDLDTIEVPAGTWVVFRTQGEHPAALQSAWAASATEWFPSNPWRLRPGPSMVAVLERADDFSTATCDLWLPVERA; encoded by the coding sequence ATGATCGCCGAATTGAACGCGCTGGTGGAGTCGGTTGAGCAGCGTCTGGCCGAGGACATCGACGTGGCTGCGCTTGCCATGGACCTTGGCACCACGGAGTATCACCTCCGGCGGATGTTCTCATCATTGGCCGGGATGCCACTCTCCGAGTACATCCGGCGACGCCGCATGACCCTTGCCGCCGCAGATGTTCTCGGCAACGAGGACCTTCTGGGCATCGCGGTGCGCTACGGCTACGGGTCGACCGAGGCGTTCGGGCGAGCATTTCGATCAGTTCACGGGGTCGGCCACGGTGAGGTGCGCCGTCACGGCGGCTTCCTTCGCACACAACCGCAGATCAGATTCCGCCTGACCGTAGAAGGGAACAGCACTATGGACGCCCGCATCTCTGAACGACCAGCCTTCATGCTCGTCGGCCACGCTGCCCGCGTGCCTCTCATCCATGAGGGCGCCAATTCTCATATCCAGCAGCACATCGCCTCATTGCCTGTGACGGAGCATTCGCGGCTCAAGGAACTGAGCAACACGGAGCCACCGGGCCTGCTCCAGGTCAGCGACGATGTCGACCCGGACTACACGGAAGGTGCCGAACTCACCTACCTCCACGGCGTCGCCGTGACAGAGGGAGCCCCAGTTCCTGAGGACCTCGACACGATCGAGGTTCCGGCCGGCACGTGGGTGGTATTCCGTACCCAGGGTGAGCACCCTGCCGCATTGCAGTCGGCCTGGGCGGCGAGCGCAACAGAGTGGTTCCCATCGAACCCGTGGCGGCTCCGGCCGGGACCTTCAATGGTGGCGGTGCTGGAGCGCGCAGATGACTTCAGCACGGCCACCTGCGACCTGTGGCTCCCCGTGGAACGCGCCTGA
- a CDS encoding CYTH and CHAD domain-containing protein — protein sequence MDAEPASETERKFDVPENIELPQLTDLPGVKAVDQPIEHRLETEYFDTADLRLASRSITLGRRIGDEDAGWELRHSARADERRDHHARPRRTSDDVPKTLLQRVRVYSRDSALMPVARLRTRRIVYRLRDDDGDAVAAFTDDHVNAQTLHPEPASQSWREWDFELCDAPKDLLNAGNNLILAAGGHPSAHGSELARALGTFLHNTVKRDSSPPSTNRAGDVVFAYLQEQLEVIRDQDPRVRQDDHDAVHKMRVATRRLRSVLATYGSLLEDRDTVHVVRGELRWLAGVLATARDTEVMQGRLMEMIANEPAELLSGPVARRIETELGGDYKKAYRRVMRALNGKRYFRLLDSLESLIGASTLSPRGAKPAKKALPPLINQDIKRLRRAVKHARRHPAGTGDPSALHDVRKDAKRLRYAAEAARTLGRKETERLAETAHGIQKILGDYQDTVVTRALLRRLGAEAFAQGENAFSYGRLHALEQSTAVKAEAAFHRGWQRIPTLSAKK from the coding sequence ATGGACGCAGAACCCGCGAGTGAGACTGAACGGAAGTTCGACGTCCCGGAGAACATCGAACTTCCTCAGTTGACAGACCTCCCCGGGGTCAAGGCTGTCGATCAACCGATCGAGCACCGCCTAGAAACCGAATACTTCGATACCGCAGACCTGCGGTTGGCGTCGCGCAGCATCACTCTGGGCCGCCGGATCGGAGACGAGGACGCCGGGTGGGAGCTGAGACATTCCGCTCGCGCTGACGAGCGCCGCGACCACCATGCGCGGCCCCGTCGAACCTCCGACGATGTCCCGAAGACGCTCCTGCAACGGGTCCGGGTGTATAGCCGGGACAGCGCGCTGATGCCGGTGGCCCGGTTGAGGACTCGGCGTATCGTGTATCGGCTCCGCGACGACGACGGAGACGCTGTAGCGGCCTTCACCGATGACCATGTGAACGCTCAGACGCTCCATCCTGAACCGGCGTCGCAGTCGTGGCGCGAATGGGACTTCGAACTCTGCGATGCGCCGAAGGATCTTCTGAATGCCGGCAACAATCTCATCCTGGCCGCAGGCGGACACCCTTCAGCCCATGGTTCCGAACTGGCCCGGGCGTTGGGGACATTCCTGCACAACACTGTCAAGAGGGATTCTTCGCCCCCATCGACCAACCGGGCCGGAGATGTCGTCTTCGCCTACCTCCAGGAGCAGCTTGAGGTGATCCGGGACCAGGACCCCCGGGTGCGTCAGGACGATCACGACGCCGTCCACAAGATGCGGGTCGCCACCAGGCGCCTCCGATCCGTCCTGGCAACGTACGGGTCCCTGCTGGAGGACCGTGACACCGTTCACGTGGTCCGCGGCGAGTTGCGATGGCTCGCCGGTGTTCTCGCAACCGCGCGGGACACGGAGGTCATGCAAGGAAGACTCATGGAGATGATCGCGAACGAGCCAGCCGAGCTGCTGTCAGGCCCGGTGGCGCGCAGAATCGAAACCGAACTCGGGGGCGACTACAAGAAGGCATACCGGCGGGTGATGCGGGCACTCAACGGGAAACGCTACTTCCGTCTCCTCGACTCCCTCGAGTCTCTGATCGGCGCTTCCACGCTGTCGCCGCGGGGCGCGAAACCGGCGAAGAAGGCCCTACCCCCACTCATCAACCAGGACATCAAACGACTCCGACGCGCCGTCAAACATGCTCGCAGACACCCGGCAGGCACCGGTGATCCTTCGGCATTGCACGACGTCCGAAAAGACGCCAAGCGCCTGCGATACGCGGCCGAAGCAGCACGGACACTCGGTCGGAAGGAAACTGAGCGCCTTGCCGAGACAGCACATGGCATCCAGAAGATCCTTGGCGACTATCAGGACACTGTCGTCACCCGTGCTCTCCTGCGACGCCTGGGGGCCGAAGCCTTCGCCCAGGGAGAGAACGCATTCAGCTACGGCCGGCTCCACGCGCTGGAACAATCCACCGCCGTGAAAGCGGAAGCCGCGTTCCATCGGGGCTGGCAGCGCATTCCCACCCTGTCCGCGAAGAAGTAG
- a CDS encoding GNAT family N-acetyltransferase, producing MPVQFHAAPVAQMDPVTLYRILQLRIEVFVVEQQCAYPELDGRDLEPGAVMLWAEGGTSDEQATDDDAAPTATLRVLREPEGFRIGRVVASPAARGTGVAAELMRRALEFCAGQSASSAVVLDAQAPLQSWYESFGFTRCGEAFLEDEIPHVPMRRG from the coding sequence ATGCCTGTTCAGTTTCACGCCGCCCCGGTGGCTCAGATGGACCCCGTCACGCTCTACCGGATCCTGCAGCTGCGCATCGAGGTGTTCGTGGTCGAGCAGCAGTGCGCCTACCCGGAGCTCGACGGCCGGGATCTGGAGCCTGGCGCGGTGATGCTCTGGGCGGAAGGCGGCACCTCTGATGAGCAGGCCACCGACGACGACGCCGCGCCCACCGCCACGCTGCGGGTGCTCCGGGAGCCGGAGGGCTTCCGGATAGGGCGCGTGGTGGCGAGTCCTGCGGCGCGGGGGACCGGGGTAGCGGCTGAGCTGATGCGCCGGGCGCTGGAGTTCTGCGCGGGGCAGTCAGCCTCCTCTGCGGTGGTGCTCGATGCCCAGGCGCCGCTGCAGAGCTGGTATGAGTCCTTCGGCTTCACCCGGTGTGGGGAGGCGTTCTTAGAAGACGAGATCCCGCACGTGCCGATGCGCCGCGGGTGA
- a CDS encoding DedA family protein has translation MRFNLEATGLTPTPGASEYQGFIGWVLSLMERFGEPGVGLAIFLENFIPPIPSEAILPGAGFLAYAGLMSPWAAWLWANLGSLLGAVLWYAVGAALGADRTRGIMGRLPLLKVQDFDKAERWFHRWGPWAVLLGRCVPIVRSFISIPAGITRMRWSTFLLFTLIGSAIWNGIWIGLGFALGPSIEPVLAEFSGVLSNIVLVLAVLAVVIFLVQRLWGVLRRTS, from the coding sequence ATGAGATTCAATCTCGAGGCGACTGGCCTCACGCCGACGCCCGGGGCCAGCGAGTATCAGGGGTTCATCGGCTGGGTGCTCAGCCTCATGGAGCGCTTCGGTGAACCCGGGGTGGGCCTGGCGATCTTCTTGGAGAACTTCATCCCACCGATCCCTTCCGAGGCGATTCTCCCCGGCGCCGGCTTCCTGGCCTATGCCGGCCTGATGAGTCCCTGGGCCGCGTGGCTCTGGGCCAATCTCGGGTCCCTGCTCGGCGCTGTGCTCTGGTATGCCGTGGGTGCCGCGCTGGGTGCTGACCGGACCCGGGGCATCATGGGCCGGTTGCCGCTGCTGAAGGTGCAGGACTTCGACAAGGCGGAGCGCTGGTTCCATCGGTGGGGCCCCTGGGCGGTGCTCCTGGGGCGCTGCGTACCGATCGTGCGCTCCTTCATCTCCATCCCGGCGGGGATCACCCGGATGCGCTGGTCCACGTTCCTGCTGTTCACGCTGATCGGTTCCGCGATCTGGAACGGCATCTGGATCGGTCTGGGATTCGCACTGGGACCGAGCATCGAACCGGTGCTCGCAGAATTCAGCGGTGTGCTTTCGAACATCGTGCTGGTGCTCGCGGTCCTCGCCGTGGTGATCTTCCTGGTCCAGCGGCTGTGGGGTGTGCTGCGCCGAACCAGCTAG
- a CDS encoding 23S rRNA (pseudouridine(1915)-N(3))-methyltransferase RlmH, producing MSITALAIGKKHEKWALEGIERYTKRLRKPYDLDWKLLPHSSREHDAARQEESERILAALKPKDHVILLDERGKNISSTSLAEHLQGSFDAGQHVVVIIGGAYGVTDELNHRADFVWSLSRLVFPHQLVRMLLAEQVYRAQEISGGRSYHHV from the coding sequence ATGAGCATCACTGCCCTGGCCATCGGGAAGAAGCATGAGAAATGGGCTCTGGAGGGGATCGAGCGCTACACCAAGCGGCTGCGCAAGCCCTATGACCTGGACTGGAAGCTGCTCCCGCATTCCTCCCGGGAACACGATGCCGCGCGGCAGGAGGAGTCCGAGCGGATCCTCGCCGCCCTGAAGCCGAAGGACCACGTCATCCTGCTCGATGAGCGCGGGAAGAACATCAGCTCCACCAGTCTGGCCGAGCATCTCCAGGGCAGCTTCGACGCCGGGCAGCACGTGGTGGTGATCATCGGCGGGGCCTACGGGGTCACCGATGAGCTGAACCACCGCGCCGACTTTGTCTGGTCGCTCTCCAGACTCGTGTTCCCGCACCAGCTGGTGCGGATGTTGCTCGCCGAGCAGGTCTACCGCGCCCAGGAGATCTCCGGCGGACGGTCCTACCACCATGTCTGA
- a CDS encoding thermonuclease family protein — protein MLPKLPGRSSASKKRSRRRKHRGSGRNRFKQWPLIAKIPAIGCAGVVALFALLLVIGIIGVALDPEEADDRAAETEEQELVSQEPEESAEPEESEEPSEKPTDSETPSASPTRTATPTPSPTPSPTPSPSPTPTRTPTPSADPNEHTAVVVRIIDGDTVELDSGDTVRISGIDTPERGECHFDTASARMGELVLGKTVTLTRDREDTDRYDRILRYVDVDGTDAGITLIEEGLAKARYDSRDGYGFHTREPDYISADDGAPLQTCAPEPAPAPAPAPAPGQQGANCDPNYTPCIPVFPPDINCGDLDVSVRVIGTDVHGLDRDGDGVGCEGND, from the coding sequence ATGCTGCCGAAACTCCCGGGGCGCTCCTCCGCGTCCAAAAAGCGCTCCCGCCGCAGGAAGCACAGAGGTTCCGGACGGAACCGCTTCAAGCAGTGGCCGCTGATCGCTAAGATTCCGGCCATCGGATGCGCCGGAGTCGTCGCGCTGTTTGCGCTCCTGCTCGTCATAGGGATCATCGGTGTCGCGCTAGATCCCGAGGAGGCCGATGATCGCGCCGCGGAGACCGAGGAGCAGGAGCTCGTCAGCCAGGAGCCCGAGGAGTCTGCGGAGCCAGAGGAATCCGAGGAGCCCTCGGAGAAACCGACCGACTCCGAGACGCCCTCTGCCTCACCGACCCGCACAGCAACGCCGACGCCGTCTCCCACACCGAGCCCCACCCCGTCTCCCTCCCCCACTCCGACACGAACTCCGACACCCAGCGCGGACCCGAACGAGCACACCGCGGTTGTGGTGCGCATCATCGACGGAGACACCGTGGAGCTGGACTCCGGGGACACCGTGCGGATCAGCGGGATCGACACCCCGGAACGCGGGGAATGCCACTTCGACACCGCCTCCGCTCGGATGGGTGAACTGGTGCTGGGCAAGACCGTCACGCTGACTCGCGACCGCGAGGACACCGACCGCTACGACCGGATCCTGCGCTATGTCGACGTCGACGGCACCGACGCCGGCATCACGCTGATCGAAGAGGGTCTCGCCAAGGCACGCTATGACTCCCGGGACGGCTACGGGTTCCACACCCGGGAGCCGGACTACATCTCCGCCGACGACGGCGCCCCGCTGCAGACCTGCGCGCCAGAGCCGGCACCAGCCCCCGCGCCAGCCCCGGCGCCGGGACAGCAGGGCGCGAACTGCGATCCCAACTACACCCCCTGCATCCCGGTCTTCCCGCCGGACATCAACTGCGGCGATCTCGACGTCTCGGTCAGGGTCATCGGCACCGACGTGCATGGCCTGGACCGCGATGGGGACGGCGTCGGATGCGAGGGCAATGACTGA
- a CDS encoding nucleoside deaminase: MALGRCLELAAEAGRGEDVPVGAVVFSAQGTVLGEGFNTRERDADPAGHAEIAALRAAASSLGTWRLDGCVLAVTLEPCPMCAGAIYQSRIGHVIFGAWDEKAGAAGSVFDILREPRLNHWVEVHPGVRAEECAAQLRAFFEAFRG; the protein is encoded by the coding sequence GTGGCGCTCGGGCGCTGCCTGGAGCTGGCCGCCGAAGCCGGCCGCGGCGAGGACGTGCCGGTGGGCGCCGTCGTCTTCTCCGCTCAGGGGACGGTGCTCGGCGAGGGATTCAACACTCGGGAGCGCGATGCGGATCCGGCGGGCCATGCGGAGATCGCCGCGCTGCGGGCCGCCGCGTCAAGCCTCGGGACCTGGCGGTTGGACGGATGCGTGTTGGCGGTGACGCTGGAGCCGTGTCCGATGTGCGCGGGGGCGATCTATCAGTCGCGGATCGGGCATGTGATCTTCGGCGCCTGGGACGAGAAGGCCGGGGCGGCCGGATCGGTGTTCGACATCCTGCGTGAACCCCGGCTCAATCACTGGGTGGAGGTCCACCCAGGGGTCCGCGCGGAGGAGTGCGCCGCGCAGCTGCGGGCGTTCTTCGAAGCGTTCCGCGGATAG
- a CDS encoding PTS fructose transporter subunit IIABC has protein sequence MNTIITPELVSLDKLTAGSKREVIDALAALVGSAGRSTAVDELAADVWAREETSETGMPGGIAIPHCRTGAVSEATLAFARLAEPVDFGSSDGPADLVFMIAAPDGADQAHLKILSALASSLINEEFLAELRSAGSEQRVVDLVAEAVQPAPVTAGAGARGSSSPAASTAGTGEATGQSSTTAGRLVAVTACPTGIAHTYMAADSLKKAAKEAGVELQVETQGSSGSTPLGAETIAAADAVIFATDVDVRDRHRFAGKPVIASRVKRGIDEPAKMIAEALAAAKDPNAAVVASGGSGDSEGSTAASGERESFGRATQRVLMTGVSYMIPFVAAGGLLIALGFLLGGYNITEVANDVALGNSLWNLPTPDQLPEEFLGWGALGGYLGAVFFTLGGAAMGFLVPALAGYIAFGMADRPGIAPGFTAGAIALTMDAGFIGGIVGGVLAGAVALWFRKLNVPRWLSGLMPVVIIPLLATLVAGGLMLLVLGGPIASLTAALEGWLNGMTGSAAILLGIILGLMMCFDLGGPVNKVAYSFAVAGLSAAVADGNTGPLMIMATVMAAGMVPPLGMAFATFIDSRLFSPAERENGKTAVLLGAAFISEGAIPFAAADPLRVLPASMIGGAVTGAMTMAFGITSYAPHGGIFVPFAIENFWLFLVSVLVGSLVTAFSVIALKRWARKGVASAA, from the coding sequence ATGAACACCATCATCACGCCGGAGCTGGTGAGCCTCGACAAGCTCACCGCCGGCAGCAAGCGCGAGGTCATTGATGCCCTCGCCGCCCTCGTCGGCTCCGCCGGACGCAGCACCGCCGTCGACGAGCTCGCCGCCGATGTCTGGGCTCGGGAGGAGACCTCCGAGACCGGCATGCCCGGTGGCATCGCCATCCCGCACTGCCGCACCGGCGCCGTCTCTGAAGCTACCCTGGCCTTCGCCCGGCTGGCTGAGCCGGTGGACTTCGGCTCCTCCGACGGACCGGCTGATCTGGTCTTCATGATCGCCGCCCCCGACGGCGCGGACCAGGCCCACCTGAAGATCCTCTCCGCCCTGGCCAGCTCGCTGATCAACGAGGAGTTCCTCGCGGAGCTGCGCAGCGCCGGATCCGAACAGCGCGTGGTCGACCTGGTCGCCGAGGCGGTCCAGCCGGCACCGGTGACCGCCGGCGCCGGGGCCCGCGGGTCCTCCTCGCCGGCGGCATCCACCGCCGGCACCGGGGAGGCCACGGGCCAGAGTTCGACGACGGCCGGTCGCCTGGTCGCCGTGACGGCTTGCCCCACCGGCATCGCGCACACCTATATGGCAGCCGACTCGCTGAAGAAGGCCGCGAAGGAAGCCGGCGTGGAGCTCCAGGTGGAGACCCAGGGCTCCTCCGGCTCGACCCCGCTGGGCGCCGAGACCATCGCCGCCGCCGACGCCGTCATCTTCGCCACCGACGTCGACGTCCGGGATCGCCACCGCTTCGCCGGAAAGCCAGTCATCGCCTCCCGGGTCAAGCGCGGCATCGACGAACCCGCCAAGATGATCGCCGAGGCACTGGCCGCGGCGAAGGACCCGAACGCCGCCGTCGTCGCCTCGGGCGGATCCGGTGACTCCGAGGGCAGCACCGCTGCCAGCGGGGAGCGCGAAAGCTTCGGCCGCGCGACCCAGCGGGTCCTGATGACCGGTGTCAGCTATATGATCCCCTTCGTCGCCGCGGGTGGTCTGCTGATCGCGCTGGGCTTCCTGCTCGGCGGCTACAACATCACGGAGGTCGCCAACGACGTGGCCCTGGGCAACTCGCTGTGGAACCTGCCGACGCCTGATCAGCTGCCCGAGGAGTTCCTCGGCTGGGGTGCACTCGGCGGCTACCTGGGCGCGGTCTTCTTCACCCTCGGTGGGGCGGCTATGGGCTTCCTGGTCCCAGCGCTGGCCGGCTACATCGCCTTCGGCATGGCCGATCGCCCCGGCATCGCCCCCGGCTTCACCGCCGGTGCGATCGCGCTGACCATGGATGCCGGCTTCATCGGCGGCATCGTCGGCGGTGTGCTCGCAGGTGCGGTGGCCCTGTGGTTCCGCAAGCTCAACGTTCCCCGCTGGCTCTCCGGGCTGATGCCCGTGGTGATCATCCCGCTGCTGGCCACGCTGGTCGCTGGTGGACTGATGCTGCTGGTGCTCGGTGGACCGATCGCCTCGCTGACCGCAGCCCTGGAGGGTTGGCTCAACGGAATGACCGGCTCGGCCGCGATCCTGCTGGGCATCATCCTTGGTCTGATGATGTGCTTCGACCTCGGTGGTCCGGTCAACAAGGTGGCCTACTCCTTCGCTGTGGCCGGCCTCTCGGCAGCGGTCGCCGATGGCAACACCGGTCCGCTGATGATCATGGCCACGGTCATGGCCGCAGGCATGGTGCCCCCGCTGGGCATGGCGTTCGCGACCTTCATCGATTCTCGACTGTTCAGCCCGGCCGAGCGGGAGAACGGCAAGACTGCCGTGCTGCTCGGCGCGGCGTTCATCTCCGAAGGCGCCATCCCGTTCGCGGCGGCCGATCCGCTGCGCGTGCTGCCGGCTTCCATGATCGGTGGCGCCGTCACCGGCGCTATGACCATGGCCTTCGGCATCACCTCCTATGCACCTCACGGCGGCATCTTCGTGCCGTTCGCCATCGAGAACTTCTGGCTTTTCCTGGTCTCGGTGCTGGTGGGCTCCCTGGTCACGGCGTTCTCGGTGATCGCCCTGAAGCGCTGGGCGCGTAAGGGTGTAGCCTCTGCTGCATGA
- a CDS encoding HPr family phosphocarrier protein has protein sequence MIERTAVIAAAAGLHARPAAAFAYAAAEQQVPVEIAKLSAPELSVQADSLLGVMSLDVAHGERVLLRARGEGAEQVLETLVQLLEESP, from the coding sequence ATGATTGAACGCACTGCGGTGATCGCCGCGGCGGCCGGGCTCCACGCCCGGCCTGCCGCGGCTTTCGCGTATGCGGCGGCAGAACAACAAGTCCCGGTGGAGATCGCGAAGCTCTCCGCGCCAGAGCTCTCCGTCCAGGCCGACTCTCTTCTGGGCGTGATGAGCCTGGATGTGGCCCACGGGGAGCGAGTCCTGCTGCGAGCCCGAGGCGAAGGTGCCGAGCAGGTTCTCGAGACCCTGGTGCAGCTGCTGGAGGAGTCACCGTGA
- a CDS encoding adenine phosphoribosyltransferase yields MPSPARLAHAESLFAVTPDFPEPGVLFQDISPVLADPAALRTIAEGLLAPFAGSFDMVAGIEARGFTLAGMIAALTGTGFMPIRKAGKLPAPAGRVEYTLEYGTAVIEAPDVLQPQHRVLIVDDVLATGGTLAATRELIGQLDCEVAGAAVVLEIQALGGRKLCGEVHALFQS; encoded by the coding sequence ATGCCCTCCCCCGCGCGGTTGGCCCACGCAGAGTCGCTCTTCGCCGTGACCCCTGACTTCCCTGAACCCGGGGTCCTGTTCCAGGACATCTCCCCCGTGCTGGCCGATCCGGCGGCGCTGCGCACCATCGCGGAGGGGCTGCTCGCGCCCTTCGCCGGGAGCTTCGACATGGTCGCCGGGATCGAGGCGCGCGGGTTCACCTTGGCCGGGATGATCGCCGCGCTCACCGGCACCGGCTTCATGCCGATCCGTAAGGCGGGGAAGCTGCCCGCACCGGCCGGTCGGGTGGAGTACACCTTGGAGTACGGCACCGCGGTGATCGAGGCCCCCGATGTGCTCCAGCCTCAGCACCGGGTGCTCATCGTCGATGACGTGCTCGCCACCGGCGGCACCCTGGCCGCGACCCGTGAGCTGATCGGCCAGCTGGACTGCGAGGTGGCCGGCGCCGCCGTCGTCCTGGAGATCCAAGCACTCGGCGGACGCAAGCTCTGCGGCGAGGTCCACGCGCTGTTCCAGAGCTGA
- a CDS encoding winged helix-turn-helix domain-containing protein yields MSAHLSQPQNPGYVHVSVRNAARRAEMARRVRAANATHEAGDAHPRTAPVPVVAQNGGGPQMVQPDIVTRGFVVYVGLDEDAASAAGTSLHKIATELRDYVEHIAAESQVHIAMAMASAAHEGSNLEVVRQALGDPTVTHRGVEVPINTPPAPSSSGVLIDLSRREVRLDGEGLNLTFKEFELLNYLVDNGSRTVGREELLTTLWRNVDPDQMPNERTIDVHIRRLRSKLGRLANTVRTVRGQGYRFYEHPEVTVWAAPEYSI; encoded by the coding sequence ATGTCCGCACACCTGAGTCAGCCCCAGAACCCTGGCTACGTCCATGTCTCGGTGCGCAACGCCGCTCGCCGAGCCGAGATGGCCCGACGGGTCCGCGCGGCCAACGCCACCCATGAGGCCGGGGACGCGCACCCGCGCACCGCGCCGGTGCCGGTGGTGGCGCAGAACGGCGGTGGTCCGCAGATGGTCCAGCCCGACATCGTCACCCGCGGCTTCGTCGTCTACGTCGGCCTGGATGAGGACGCCGCCAGTGCGGCAGGAACCTCGCTGCACAAGATCGCCACCGAGCTGCGCGACTACGTGGAGCACATCGCGGCCGAGTCTCAGGTGCACATCGCCATGGCGATGGCCTCTGCAGCCCACGAGGGCAGCAACCTGGAGGTCGTCCGACAGGCGCTCGGTGACCCCACCGTCACCCACCGCGGAGTCGAGGTCCCGATCAACACCCCACCGGCCCCCTCGAGCTCGGGGGTCCTGATCGACCTGTCCCGCCGGGAGGTGCGCCTGGACGGGGAGGGCCTGAACCTGACCTTCAAGGAGTTCGAGCTGCTGAACTACCTGGTGGACAACGGGTCCCGCACTGTGGGGCGCGAGGAGCTGCTGACCACCCTGTGGCGCAACGTGGATCCGGACCAGATGCCCAACGAGCGCACCATCGACGTGCACATCCGCCGGCTGCGCTCCAAGCTGGGGCGCCTGGCCAACACCGTGCGCACCGTGCGGGGCCAGGGATACCGCTTCTACGAGCACCCCGAGGTCACCGTCTGGGCGGCCCCGGAATACTCGATCTGA
- a CDS encoding histidine phosphatase family protein, with the protein MPELLILRHGEAGHSFSGEDHSRTLTSHGQDQARAVGRWLVGSGNLPDNTVCSDAMRTRQTCIWVNHELGEKAPTPYLDSRLYLAAPRTMLSIINEVPQTVRTLLVVAHMPGVQELSMDLASAQSQEDPVIQMGGSWPPAGIARFQVHKPWAELDGRDAELTDFFTAG; encoded by the coding sequence GTGCCTGAACTGCTGATCCTGCGTCACGGCGAGGCCGGCCATTCCTTCTCCGGGGAGGATCACAGCCGCACCCTGACCAGCCACGGGCAGGACCAGGCTCGCGCCGTCGGACGCTGGCTGGTCGGCTCGGGCAATCTGCCGGACAACACGGTCTGCTCGGACGCGATGCGCACCCGGCAGACCTGCATCTGGGTCAACCACGAGCTGGGGGAGAAGGCTCCGACGCCGTACCTGGACTCGCGGCTCTACCTGGCCGCCCCGCGCACCATGCTCTCGATCATCAATGAGGTTCCTCAGACGGTGCGCACGCTGCTGGTGGTCGCCCATATGCCCGGGGTCCAGGAGCTCAGCATGGACCTGGCCTCCGCACAGTCCCAGGAGGACCCCGTGATCCAGATGGGGGGGTCCTGGCCGCCTGCCGGAATCGCCCGGTTCCAGGTGCACAAGCCCTGGGCAGAGCTGGACGGGCGCGACGCCGAGCTCACGGACTTCTTCACCGCCGGCTGA
- the upp gene encoding uracil phosphoribosyltransferase, whose amino-acid sequence MRAQVVEHPLISHKLTQLRRVETASNQFRELTRELVMLLSYEASGSIATEPVEIQTPVATMTGTQLADPKPLVVPILRAGLGMLDGMTAMVPTAEVGFLGMARNEETLDIITYAERLPDDLTGRHVFVLDPMLATGGTLAEAIRFLKKANAAKITCICLLAAPEGIERLREKVGDIEVELYLAAIDEKLNEKSYIVPGLGDAGDRLYGLAQ is encoded by the coding sequence ATGCGCGCACAGGTTGTGGAACACCCACTGATCTCCCATAAACTCACCCAGCTGCGACGGGTGGAGACCGCCTCGAACCAGTTCCGGGAACTCACCCGCGAGCTGGTGATGTTGCTCTCCTACGAGGCCAGCGGCTCCATCGCCACCGAGCCGGTGGAGATCCAGACTCCTGTGGCCACCATGACCGGTACTCAGCTGGCGGATCCCAAGCCGCTCGTCGTGCCGATCCTGCGCGCCGGACTCGGCATGCTGGACGGGATGACCGCGATGGTCCCCACCGCTGAGGTCGGATTCCTCGGAATGGCCCGCAACGAAGAGACCCTGGACATCATCACCTACGCCGAGCGGCTTCCCGATGACCTCACCGGGCGCCACGTCTTTGTGCTGGACCCGATGTTGGCCACCGGCGGCACCCTCGCCGAGGCGATCCGCTTCCTGAAGAAGGCCAACGCCGCGAAGATCACCTGCATCTGCCTGCTGGCAGCTCCTGAGGGCATCGAGCGGCTGCGCGAGAAGGTGGGGGACATCGAGGTCGAGCTCTACCTCGCCGCGATCGACGAGAAGCTCAACGAGAAGTCCTACATCGTCCCCGGCCTGGGCGACGCCGGTGATCGGCTGTACGGGCTCGCTCAGTAA